A single Elaeis guineensis isolate ETL-2024a chromosome 15, EG11, whole genome shotgun sequence DNA region contains:
- the LOC105058325 gene encoding NAP1-related protein 2 isoform X2, whose translation MVADKGKKSKVAERGEEQDSDHVDGELVLSIEKLQELQDELEKINEEASDKVLEVEQKYNEVRRPVYIRRNEIIQSIPDFWLTAFLSHPALSDLLTEEDQKIFKYLASLDVEDCKDVKSGYSIVFNFSPNPYFEDTKLVKTYSFTEEGTTNITGTTIKWKEGMDIANGNGHEKKGSKRPLTEESFFSWFGETELKNFSDGVTDEVAEIIKEDLWPNPLKYFNNEADEEDFDGDEDDEEGSEDDEDGDQDDDEEEDDDDS comes from the exons ATGGTGGCGGACAAGGGGAAGAAGTCGAAGGTAGCAGAGAGAGGGGAGGAGCAGGATTCCGATCACGTTGACGGAGAGCTCGTGCTGTCCATCGAGAAGCTTCAGGAGCTTCAAGACGAGCTCGAGAAG ATTAATGAGGAAGCCAGTGATAAAGTTTTGGAGGTGGAACAGAAATATAATGAGGTTCGCAGACCTGTCTACATTAGACGGAATGAGATCATCCAATCCATTCCAGATTTTTGGTTAACTGCG TTCCTGAGTCATCCTGCTCTTAGCGATCTTCTTACTGAGGaagaccaaaag ATTTTCAAGTACTTGGCTTCGTTGGATGTTGAAGATTGCAAGGATGTGAAGTCAGGCTACTCCATTGTATTT AACTTCTCTCCTAACCCATATTTTGAGGACACAAAGCTTGTGAAGACATATTCCTTCACTGAGGAAGGAACTACTAATATAACCGGTACAACTATCAAGTGGAAGGAGGGAATG gataTTGCCAATGGTAATGGTCACGAGAAGAAGGGAAGCAAGCGACCCCTTACCGAGGAAAG TTTCTTTAGTTGGTTTGGTGAAACTGAACTGAAAAACTTCTCAGATGGAGTAACAGATGAG GTGGCAGAGATAATCAAGGAAGATTTATGGCCCAACCctttgaaatattttaataat GAGGCTGATGAGGAGGATTTTGATGGAGATGAAGATGATGAAGAG GGATCTGAAGATGATGAGGATGGCGACCAAGATGATGATGAAGAGGAGGATGATGATGACAGTTAA
- the LOC105058323 gene encoding probable galacturonosyltransferase 9 has product MAGGRPGRPATGIRVVFSYRVFVSAMLTLLFLAALSVLLSANPSSSAATSASSDSTVAGDPSAAGAYLRPYLSRTFLSVKSDPLRIRLDLLLRQAADHSALIHTYAAYARRLKLDNSRQLRVFEGLAASLSSLAARLNSGLPSDEDSLRPLEKEAKDRIKLARALISESKESFDTQLKVQKLRDTIFAVHEQLHRAKKLGALTNSIAAGSTPKSLHCLAMRLMEDRIAHPDSYRRPGPEPPELADPGLYHYVLISDNVIAVSTVVNSAIRNAAEPWKHVFHIVTDPMYLDAMQVWFTLRPPASGARVEVKSAADFGFLNSSYSPVMRQIEGARRDLALLDNLRFYLPEMYPRLRRVVFLEDDVVVQKDLAGLWRVDLDGKVNGAVEMCFGGFRRYGRYMNFSHPVVQERFSPRACAWAYGVNVFDLDAWRRERCTEQFHEYQDLNEDGMLWNPGTVLPAGLMTFYTTTKPLDKSWHVMGLGYNPSISPEKILNAAVIHFNGNMKPWLDVALNQYKHLWTKYVDTEMQFLPLCNFGL; this is encoded by the exons ATGGCGGGAGGCCGGCCTGGCCGTCCGGCGACGGGCATCCGTGTGGTGTTCAGCTACCGGGTGTTCGTGTCGGCGATGCTCACCCTCCTCTTCCTGGCGGCCCTCTCGGTGCTGCTTTCCGCCAACCCCTCGTCCTCCGCCGCCACCTCCGCCTCCTCGGACTCCACCGTTGCCGGCGATCCCTCCGCCGCAGGCGCCTACCTCCGCCCCTACCTCAGCCGCACATTCCTCTCCGTCAAGTCCGACCCCCTCCGCATCCGCCTCGACCTCCTTCTCCGCCAAGCCGCCGACCACTCCGCCCTCATCCACACCTACGCCGCCTACGCCCGCCGCCTCAAGCTCGACAACTCCCGCCAGCTCCGCGTCTTTGAGGGCCTCGCCGCCTCCCTCTCCTCCCTCGCCGCCCGCCTCAATTCCGGCCTCCCCTCCGATGAGGACTCCCTCCGCCCCCTCGAGAAGGAGGCCAAGGACCGGATCAAGCTCGCCCGCGCCCTCATCTCCGAATCCAAGGAGTCCTTCGACACGCAGCTCAAGGTCCAGAAGCTCCGCGACACCATCTTCGCCGTCCACGAGCAGCTCCACCGCGCCAAGAAGCTTGGCGCCCTCACCAACAGCATCGCCGCTGGATCCACCCCCAAGAGCCTCCACTGCCTCGCCATGCGCCTCATGGAGGACCGCATcgcccacccggactcctaccgcCGGCCCGGCCCCGAACCACCGGAGCTCGCCGACCCAGGCCTCTACCACTACGTCCTCATCTCCGACAACGTCATCGCCGTCTCCACCGTCGTGAACTCCGCCATCCGGAACGCAGCCGAGCCCTGGAAGCATGTCTTCCACATCGTGACCGACCCCATGTACCTCGACGCGATGCAGGTCTGGTTCACCCTTCGCCCGCCCGCAAGCGGCGCCCGGGTGGAGGTCAAGTCGGCGGCGGACTTCGGGTTCTTGAATTCCTCCTACTCGCCGGTGATGCGGCAGATTGAAGGCGCGCGGCGGGATTTGGCGCTGCTGGACAACCTGAGGTTCTACTTGCCGGAGATGTACCCGAGGCTGCGGCgggtggtgttcttggaggacgACGTGGTGGTGCAGAAGGATCTGGCGGGGCTGTGGAGGGTGGATTTGGACGGGAAGGTGAACGGGGCGGTGGAGATGTGCTTTGGGGGCTTCAGGAGGTACGGTAGGTACATGAACTTCTCCCATCCTGTGGTCCAGGAGCGGTTCAGCCCAAGGGCTTGCGCATGGGCCTACGGGGTGAATGTCTTTGATCTCGACGCATGGCGGAGGGAGAGGTGCACTGAGCAATTCCACGAGTACCAGGATTTG AATGAAGATGGAATGCTCTGGAACCCAGGGACCGTGCTTCCAGCAGGATTGATGACGTTTTACACAACCACTAAACCATTAGACAAATCATGGCATGTGATGGGACTTGGTTACAATCCAAGTATTAGTCCAGAGAAAATCCTCAATGCTGCAGTCATACACTTCAATGGGAACATGAAGCCATGGCTCGATGTTGCCTTGAACCAATACAAGCATCTATGGACCAAGTATGTAGATACTGAAATGCAATTCCTCCCGCTCTGCAACTTTGGCCTCTAA
- the LOC105058325 gene encoding NAP1-related protein 2 isoform X1, protein MVADKGKKSKVAERGEEQDSDHVDGELVLSIEKLQELQDELEKINEEASDKVLEVEQKYNEVRRPVYIRRNEIIQSIPDFWLTAFLSHPALSDLLTEEDQKIFKYLASLDVEDCKDVKSGYSIVFNFSPNPYFEDTKLVKTYSFTEEGTTNITGTTIKWKEGMDIANGNGHEKKGSKRPLTEESFFSWFGETELKNFSDGVTDEVAEIIKEDLWPNPLKYFNNEADEEDFDGDEDDEEKGSEDDEDGDQDDDEEEDDDDS, encoded by the exons ATGGTGGCGGACAAGGGGAAGAAGTCGAAGGTAGCAGAGAGAGGGGAGGAGCAGGATTCCGATCACGTTGACGGAGAGCTCGTGCTGTCCATCGAGAAGCTTCAGGAGCTTCAAGACGAGCTCGAGAAG ATTAATGAGGAAGCCAGTGATAAAGTTTTGGAGGTGGAACAGAAATATAATGAGGTTCGCAGACCTGTCTACATTAGACGGAATGAGATCATCCAATCCATTCCAGATTTTTGGTTAACTGCG TTCCTGAGTCATCCTGCTCTTAGCGATCTTCTTACTGAGGaagaccaaaag ATTTTCAAGTACTTGGCTTCGTTGGATGTTGAAGATTGCAAGGATGTGAAGTCAGGCTACTCCATTGTATTT AACTTCTCTCCTAACCCATATTTTGAGGACACAAAGCTTGTGAAGACATATTCCTTCACTGAGGAAGGAACTACTAATATAACCGGTACAACTATCAAGTGGAAGGAGGGAATG gataTTGCCAATGGTAATGGTCACGAGAAGAAGGGAAGCAAGCGACCCCTTACCGAGGAAAG TTTCTTTAGTTGGTTTGGTGAAACTGAACTGAAAAACTTCTCAGATGGAGTAACAGATGAG GTGGCAGAGATAATCAAGGAAGATTTATGGCCCAACCctttgaaatattttaataat GAGGCTGATGAGGAGGATTTTGATGGAGATGAAGATGATGAAGAG AAGGGATCTGAAGATGATGAGGATGGCGACCAAGATGATGATGAAGAGGAGGATGATGATGACAGTTAA